From Serratia fonticola:
GCGTTCCGGATTTACCAGGAACACCCCCCTACACGCTTAAACCGGGACAACCGTCGCCCGGCTAGCCTAGCCTTCTCCGTCCCCCCTTCGCAGTAACACCGAGTACAGGAATATTAACCTGTTTCCCATCGACTACGCCTTTCGGCCTCGCCTTAGGGGTCGACTCACCCTGCCCCGATTAACGTTGGACAGGAACCCTTGGTCTTCCGGCGAGCGGGTTTTTCACCCGCTTTATCGTTACTTATGTCAGCATTCGCACTTCTGATACCTCCAGCAAACCTCACAGTTCACCTTCAACGGCTTACAGAACGCTCCCCTACCCAACAACGCCTAAGCGTCGCTGCCGCAGCTTCGGTGCATGGTTTAGCCCCGTTACATCTTCCGCGCAGGCCGACTCGACCAGTGAGCTATTACGCTTTCTTTAAATGATGGCTGCTTCTAAGCCAACATCCTGGCTGTCTATGCCTTCCCACATCGTTTCCCACTTAACCATGACTTTGGGACCTTAGCTGGCGGTCTGGGTTGTTTCCCTCTTCACGACGGACGTTAGCACCCGCCGTGTGTCTCCCGTGATAACATTCTTCGGTATTCGGAGTTTGCATCGGTTTGGTAAGCCGGGATGGCCCCCTAGCCGAAACAGTGCTCTACCCCCGAAGATGAGTTCACGAGGCGCTACCTAAATAGCTTTCGGGGAGAACCAGCTATCTCCCGGTTTGATTGGCCTTTCACCCCCAGCCACAAGTCATCCGCTAATTTTTCAACATTAGTCGGTTCGGTCCTCCAGTTAGTGTTACCCAACCTTCAACCTGCCCATGGCTAGATCACCGGGTTTCGGGTCTATACCTTGCAACTATTCGCCCAGTTAAGACTCGGTTTCCCTACGGCTCCCCTATACGGTTAACCTTGCTACAAAATATAAGTCGCTGACCCATTATACAAAAGGTACGCAGTCACACCACGAAGGTGCTCCCACTGCTTGTACGTACACGGTTTCAGGTTCTATTTCACTCCCCTCGCCGGGGTTCTTTTCGCCTTTCCCTCACGGTACTGGTTCACTATCGGTCAGTCAGGAGTATTTAGCCTTGGAGGATGGTCCCCCCATATTCAGACAGGATGTCACGTGTCCCGCCCTACTCATCGAACTCACAATTAATGCATTTTAGTGTACGGGGCTATCACCCTTTGCTGCGCGACTTTCCAGACGCTTCCACTAACACAAGAACTGATTCAGGTTCTGGGCTGTTCCCCGTTCGCTCGCCGCTACTAGGGGAATCTCGGTTGATTTCTTTTCCTCGGGGTACTTAGATGTTTCAGTTCCCCCGGTTCGCCTCGTATGGCTATGTATTCACCATACGATAGTGTGTCGAAACACACTGGGTTTCCCCATTCGGGTATTGCCGGTTATAACGGTTCATATCACCTTACCGACACTTTTCGCAGATTAGCACGCCCTTCATCGCCTCTGACTGCCTAGGCATCCACCGTGTACGCTTAGTCACTTAACCTCACAACCCGAAGGTGTTTCTGTAAACAGAGACACTGTCGTGCTGTTTATTTGAGAGACTCTATGACAGGTTAATCCTTACCCCAATACATCTACGGAGGGATAAGTTTCAGCTGTCATGTTTCAATTTTCAGCTTGTTCCAGATTGTTAAAGAGCAAAATACTTCGCAGCATACTGTTGCCAGTACACTCTGAAGTATTATCAAGGACCATATGGATATGGTGGAGCTAAGCGGGATCGAACCGCTGACCTCCTGCGTGCAAGGCAGGCGCTCTCCCAGCTGAGCTATAGCCCCATACAGTCACTTGCAGAAACCTTTATTTACCACTCGCGTGAATAACAGTCTTTCCTGTTGGAAACCCTGTTAATTCGTGCTTAGGCAAGGCATGCGGAAGGGAAGTTTACTTTTGGGTAAACGACCGCGCGCATAACGCAGCATAAGTGCGAATTTGGTAGGCCTGAGTGGACTTGAACCACCGACCTCACCCTTATCAGGGGTGCGCTCTAACCACCTGAGCTACAAGCCTATAAAGGTATTTCTGCTCGTTACTTTTTCATCAGACAATCTGTGTGGACACTGCACTCAACTGCATATCTTTAGGTAAGGAGGTGATCCAACCGCAGGTTCCCCTACGGTTACCTTGTTACGACTTCACCCCAGTCATGAATCACAAAGTGGTAAGCGCCCTCCCGAAGGTTAAGCTACCTACTTCTTTTGCAACCCACTCCCATGGTGTGACGGGCGGTGTGTACAAGGCCCGGGAACGTATTCACCGTAGCATTCTGATCTACGATTACTAGCGATTCCGACTTCACGGAGTCGAGTTGCAGACTCCGATCCGGACTACGACATACTTTATGAGGTCCGCTTGCTCTCGCGAGTTCGCTTCTCTTTGTATATGCCATTGTAGCACGTGTGTAGCCCTACTCGTAAGGGCCATGATGACTTGACGTCATCCCCACCTTCCTCCGGTTTATCACCGGCAGTCTCCTTTGAGTTCCCGCCATTACGCGCTGGCAACAAAGGATAAGGGTTGCGCTCGTTGCGGGACTTAACCCAACATTTCACAACACGAGCTGACGACAGCCATGCAGCACCTGTCTCACAGTTCCCGAAGGCACCAATCCATCTCTGGAAAGTTCTGTGGATGTCAAGAGTAGGTAAGGTTCTTCGCGTTGCATCGAATTAAACCACATGCTCCACCGCTTGTGCGGGCCCCCGTCAATTCATTTGAGTTTTAACCTTGCGGCCGTACTCCCCAGGCGGTCGACTTAACGCGTTAGCTCCGGAAGCCACGCCTCAAGGGCACAACCTCCAAGTCGACATCGTTTACAGCGTGGACTACCAGGGTATCTAATCCTGTTTGCTCCCCACGCTTTCGCACCTGAGCGTCAGTCTTTGTCCAGGGGGCCGCCTTCGCCACCGGTATTCCTCCAGATCTCTACGCATTTCACCGCTACACCTGGAATTCTACCCCCCTCTACAAGACTCTAGCTTGCCAGTTTCAAATGCAGTTCCCAAGTTAAGCTCGGGGATTTCACATCTGACTTAACAAACCGCCTGCGTGCGCTTTACGCCCAGTAATTCCGATTAACGCTTGCACCCTCCGTATTACCGCGGCTGCTGGCACGGAGTTAGCCGGTGCTTCTTCTGCGAGTAACGTCAATGAACGGTGCTATTAACACTGAACCCTTCCTCCTCGCTGAAAGTGCTTTACAACCCGAAGGCCTTCTTCACACACGCGGCATGGCTGCATCAGGCTTGCGCCCATTGTGCAATATTCCCCACTGCTGCCTCCCGTAGGAGTCTGGACCGTGTCTCAGTTCCAGTGTGGCTGGTCATCCTCTCAGACCAGCTAGGGATCGTCGCCTAGGTGAGCCATTACCTCACCTACTAGCTAATCCCATCTGGGCACATCCGATGGTGTGAGGCCCGAAGGTCCCCCACTTTGGTCCGAAGACGTTATGCGGTATTAGCTACCGTTTCCAGTAGTTATCCCCCTCCATCGGGCAGTTTCCCAGACATTACTCACCCGTCCGCCGCTCGTCACCCAGGAGCAAGCTCCTTGTGCTACCGCTCGACTTGCATGTGTTAGGCCTGCCGCCAGCGTTCAATCTGAGCCATGATCAAACTCTTCAATTAAAAGCTTGATTTGCTGCAACTCGTGCAGCGATGCTCGAAAATTAACTTTCGTAATAATTCATTCGCATGAATTACTGCTTGGTCACTCTTCAAGACTTGATATTTTTTTGCTACCGAAGTAGCTGGATATCGTCTTGTGAGTGCCCACACAGATTGTCTGATAAATTGTTAAAGAGCGTTCGTTACCGGGAAGTTTCTCGGTAACGCGGGAGGTGCATATTACGCTTTCCCGCTGAAGAGTCAACCTTTTTCTCTTACGAGACGCGGTGTTTTCACCGGGTTGCTTCTTCCTGGCTGGGCGACATTCTTTGCTATAAAGAGTTCGTTGTTCCCGGTCAGTGGAGGCGCATTATAGGGAGTTCTCAGAACGCCGCAACCCCTAAATTCACTTTTTTTTCTGACCGTCGAATGTTTAAGCAAAAACCTATTAAAGCGGCAGTTTTTTCAACGATTTAAAGCCATAACCCTGCAAAACGGGCAATAAAGCATCAGTGTCTTCATTCAGCGCCATGCAATACGCCAGATTCTCTTCCTGAGTTGAGACCAGATTTTCCTGATTAGAGATAAGCCAGGCGGCTCTGCGAGCAATTGCCGCACCAGAATCCACCAAACGCGTTCCTTCAGGCAGGACTTGCATCAGCTCTTCAGATAATAGAGGGAAGTGAGTACACCCCAACACTACCGTGTCCGGAGGCTCGCGCATGCTCAGCCACGGCTGCAATATTTTCTTCAGCGTTACCAGCGGCACAGGTTCACCATGCAGCTTGGCTTCTGCCAGTTCCACCAGCTCAGAAGAGCCTAACAGCTCAATTTTGCAATCTGTCGCGAAACGCTCGATCAGTTCATGAGTATAAGTACGCTGAACCGTACCGCGCGTGGCCAGCAAACCGACGATACCGTTGGCGGTCAGTTTGGCAGCAGGCTTGATCGCAGGCACCACCCCCACTACCGGGAAAGCAAAACGTTCACGCAGTGCGGGTAAGGAAACGGTACTGGCGGTATTACAGGCGATGATGACGATCGCCAGAGGATGGCGCTGCTGAACCGCACTGACAATTTCCAGCACGCGCTCAACGATAAACTCTTCGGATTTCTCGCCGTAGGGGAATGCTACGTTATCGAAGGCATAGATATAGTGGAGATCCGGCAGCAGTTGCCGAACCTCCTGAAACACTGATAACCCGCCGACGCCGGAATCAAAAACCAGCGCCGTCGGGCGAGGAGCCGCAGTGGCGTTAGAAGGTATAGCTGCCAGTGAGGTAGTACTCTCTTCCTGGGGTAGCATAGCCATAAGCCGTCTCATAATCTTTATCAAACAGGTTGGCAATTCTACCACGAACTGTCAGCTGAGAGGTTATTGGATATGAGGCGCTCACGTCGACCGTGCTGTAACTCGGCAATACGCGCTGCTCAGGGTTATAAGTAGAAGAGATATTGTCGTAACGCTTACCGTAGTATTGATACGAGATATCCATGTCCAGGTTGAACATCGTCCAATCCAACTGATATTTGGCCTGACGTTTCGAACGGCGCGCCAACACCTCATCGGTCTGGTCATTACGCGGATCGATATATTGCAGCGTCAATCGGTGGGTGAACATCCAGGTATCAAAGCTACCCGTCCATTCCACGCCTTTAATCGTTGCCTTATCCACATTGTAATACTGCCCCTGATAGGTCACGGGGTCAGAATCATAATTGATCAGGTTCTGAATTTTGTAATGGTAAGCAGACAGACGCCAATCCAACGGCCCGGTCAAACCTTCCAGACCCATTTCCCACTGTTTGGACTCTTCCGGCTTGAGGTTACTGTTGGAATCAATGCCAAAGCGTTTTGAGCCATATTGCTGACCCAATGACGGCGTCAGGAAACCCGTACCATAAGACAAAGTGGCTCGATAGCCATCAACAAACTCCCAACCTGCCGCGGTCTGCCAAGTGCCGTGCCAACCAAAGTCACCTGCCTTGTCTTCACGCCCAGAGGCTTCCAGAGTCACGCTGCCAAACTGCTGTTGACCGCTCAGGTACAGCCCCGTGTTGTCTCTTTTATAGGTATCGGCAAAGGAATTGTCGGAAGAAGTCAGGCGCTGTTGCTGGAAATCGGCACCGGCGGTAACGCTACCGTGCTCGAAAGCATAGGTATTGCCCCATTGCAGGTTACGCTGATCCATATCATCCAGCGTAGTGCTGATGCCATAACGGCCATTCTGGCTGCTGTAGTTGTAATCTTTCTGTTTCTGATAGCTGCCCGTCAGTTGAGAAGAGAAAGCCCCAGACAGGAAACGCAGCCCCATATCATAGGTGTGGCTATACAGGCGGTCTTCATCATTACTGTACTTCGGGCTGTAAGGTACACTGCCGACATCGTAGTCCGAGTTATTGGTATAACCATAACCCCGCACGAAACCTGAGAAATTCTGATTGAACTGCTGCTCCAACCCACCCCAGAAGCTTTTATTACGGAAACCATCACGATCGCTGTCGACCGAATAAGGCGAGCCCGGCTTCACATTGAAGCCATTGGTCATCTGGTAGCTACCCGCAACGGTAGCAACCGTGTTATCAAAACGCTGGCGCAAGGCACCATCGTACTGCTGGTATCCTTTAGAACCGATACCCGCCTGGACTTTACCGCCCTCTTTATCCGTCTGGGTAATGATGTTGATGACCCCACCGATGGCACCAGAACCATAAATGGCCGAGCGCGGTCCACGGATAAACTCCACACGCTGAACCAGCGCCAACGGAACCTGGTTAAAATCAACGCCGTTGCTAATCCCCAGACGGGCCATTGGCACGCCGTCGATCAGTACCAATACATGACGAGCTTCAGTGCCGCGTACCGAGAGAGATGATCCCTGCCCCATACCGCCGTACTGTGAAATATCGACACCGGGCAAACGGCGCATCACATCATTGAGGCTTTTGGCCTGCCAGCGATCGATATCTTCGCGGGTCACCACATCGGCAGGCGCCAATACGGAAGAGACCGGTTGAGGGAAGCGGTTGGCGGTAACCACCAGGTCATCGCTACTTTTAGCCGTGGTGTTATCTTGCGCCCATCCAGAAAATGCCGTCACGGAGGAGACCACCGCCAGCAGTGTATTTTTTATCATTGTCATTATAAAAAGCATCCAAACTTCATTGGGGATGCCGCAGGGCCACGGCCGGTAGTTCGCGACGGCTATGGATATTGCGACGTACACCGGTAGGTTTTCGGGCTTGGGATTTGCCGGTTGCCTGTGGCAACCCGCACCGGGCGATGACTTCCCATCCTGCAGTGGACAGTGTCTGCGTCATTTAACGCTATCGCCGTGACTTCCCCATACCGCTGCGCGTCAGCTCCAGATTTGCACTGGATTCCCTTTTCACTCGCTGCTTGAGACCGGATGGCAATGCTACAATCAATGAAAATGGATGTCTAGATTGCCAACAGTGTTGCAAAATAGCACCACAACAAAACTGGACTTCACGGGCTGATTCCCTACAATCCCCGCTGATCCAATTTGCCTGACGAGAGAAACCATGACGCCCGAGAATTTGCCCATTGAACGCTATGACGACCAACTGGCGGAGAAAACAGCCCGCCTGAAGACCATGATGTCACCGTTTACGGCACCCGAGCCGGAAGTGTTTCGCTCGCCAGTCAGCCACTACCGGATGCGTGCGGAATTCCGCATCTGGCATGATGAGGACGATATGTACCACATCATGTTCGATCAGCAGACCAAGCAGCGTATCCGTGTCGATAGCTTCCCGGCGGCCAGCGAGCTGATTAACCGCCTGATGAGCGCCCTGATGGTGGCCCTCAAGCCCAACCCGGTGCTGCGCCACAAGCTGTTCCAGATCGATTATCTTTCTACGCAGAGCGGTAAAATCATTGCCTCGCTGCTGTATCACCGCAAGCTGGACGAACAATGGCAGCAAGATGCCACTGTGCTGCGTGACGCATTACGCGCAGACGGCTTCGATGTGCAGCTGATTGGCCGCGCCTCGAAGATGAAAATCATGTTGGATCAGGACTACGTCGACGAAGTGCTGCCGGTCGCTGGCCGCGAAATGATTTATCGCCAGGTCGAAAACAGCTTCACCCAGCCCAACGCAGCCATGAGCGTGCAAATGCTGGAATGGGCGCTGAATGTGACCCAAGGTGCAAAAGGGGATCTGCTGGAGCTGTATTGCGGTAACGGCAACTTCTCGCTGGCCCTGGCCCGCAACTTCGAGCGGGTGTTAGCCACTGAAATAGCCAAGCCTTCGGTGGCGGCGGCGCAGTACAACATCGCGGCCAATAATATCGACAACGTGCAGATTATCCGCATGGCGGCGGAAGATTTCACTCAGGCAATGAACGGCGCTCGCGAGTTCAACCGGTTAAAAGGGATCGATCTGAGCAGCTATAACTGTGAGACGATTTTCGTCGATCCGCCGCGCAGCGGGCTGGATGAGGAAACGGTGAAAATGGTGCAGACCTATCCACGCATCCTTTACATCTCCTGCAACCCGGAGACCCTGTGCGCCAATCTGGATACGCTGCAGGCCACGCACAAAATCACTCGCCTGGCTCTATTCGATCAGTTCCCATACACCCATCATATGGAATGTGGCGTATTGCTCGAACGCCGCTGATCTAGACGGGCGCAAAAACAAAAAAAGGCACTCCGCAAAGTGCCTTTTCTCGATGAAACCATTATTAATGCTGGACGGCGACGGTATTGCGTTTCCTTAACTGGAAACCAAGCCAGAACACCAGCACTACGCAAACAATCGAAGGCAGGAAGTTCGAGCCGATCTGCGGATATTCCGCACGCACGATCGCGCTATATCCCAGGACGCCCAACAGGAAACAGCCGGCCGCCAGTTTTGGCATACCATCCGGCATTGGCTGGTTCAGGTAACGCTGATGCAGGCAATATACCGCCAGCACCAAAGCAATCAACGGGAAGGCTGAAAACGACACCACCGAGCTGAACAGCGCGGCAAAGGAACCGTTTACGGACAGGCCAGCAATCAACGCCAGCAGTAAAGTACCATTCTCACGGCTTAGTTTTTCCATGACTTTCACCTTGTTATACGTGGGATACAGATGCTTTTTCTTGTTCGCGGCGATACCAGTAATAGGCTCCTTTGGAAATCATCCGCAGTTGCAACACTAACCTTTCTTCGAGCTGCCGCCGTTGTTCAATATCAATATCCAGCGCTTCCGCCCCGGCACTGAACACGATCGTCACCATAGCTTCCGCCTGCGCCTCGGTAAAGCTGCGCGGCATATGGTTTTCCAGCTCAAGGTAATCTGCCAGTTCGGCAATAAAATGTTGGATTTCCCGTGCTACCGCCGCACGAAACGCGGCCGAGGTGCCGGAACGTTCACGCAGCAACAGCCGAAAGGCGTTGGGATTATTGCCGATAAACTCCATAAAGGTCGATACCGACGTGCGGATCACGCTGCCGCCTTTGGCAATACGCTGGCGTGCCTGGCGCATCAATTGGCGCAGCATCAGGCCGCTTTCGTCAACCATGGTGAGCCCAAGCTCATCCACATCGCGAAAATGGCGATAGAAAGACGTGGGCGCGATGCCCGCCTCTCGTGAGACTTCACGCAGGCTCAGGCTGGCAAAACTGCGCTCGGCACTCAGCTGGCTGAAAGCCGCCTCAATGAGGGAACGACGAGTGCGTTCTTTTTGTTGTGCTCTGACGCCCATTTGCATATCCGGATGACTTCCCTTCTTCAGTCTAACGCCGCAGAACTGGCAATATAGCAAATTTATTGCAACAGCATTTATACAAACGCGCTTTGTCACAGTTCTGGGCCACACCGATTGTGCTTTGCCACAAAAAGGCTAATGGTAATTGGGCACGCAGCGCTATGATGTTAAGATACCGTTGTAAATTTGTATAAGAACAGGTCTCTCCTACATGCAACAACACTATCAATTTGATGCCATTATCATCGGCTCCGGCCCTGGTGGTGAAGGCGCAGCCATGGGTCTGGTGAAACAAGGTGCCCGCGTGGCCGTGATCGAACGGTACAATAACGTGGGCGGCGGTTGTACTCACTGGGGAACCATCCCCTCAAAAGCCCTCCGCCACGCCGTCAGCCGCATTATCGAATTCAATCAGAACCCGCTTTACAATAACTCCCGCACCCTTAGCGCCACCTTCCCTGACATTTTACGCCACGCCGACAGCGTGATTAACCAGCAAACGCGCATGCGCCAAGGGTTCTACGAGCGTAACCAGTGCAAGCTGTTCGCCGGTAACGCCAAGTTTATCGACGCCAACACCGTCAGCGTAAGCTATATGGATGGCACGCAGGATACCATCCGCGCCGACCATATTGTGATCGCCTGTGGTTCACGCCCTTATCATCCGAACGGCGTTGATTTTAACCACTCGCGTATTTATGACAGCGACTCCATCCTGGAGCTGAACCACGAGCCACGCCACGTGATTATCTACGGCGCTGGGGTGATTGGCTGCGAATATGCTTCTATCTTCCGTGGTTTGAACGTGAAGGTGGACCTGATCAACACCCGCGATCGATTGCTGGCGTTCCTCGATCAGGAGATGTCAGATTCCCTGTCTTATCACTTCTGGAATAACGGCGTGGTGATCCGCCACAATGAAGAGTTCGAGAAGATCGAGGGTACCGATGACGGCGTGATTGTGCACCTGAAATCCGGCAAGAAAGTGAAGGCCGATTGCCTGCTGTATGCCAATGGCCGTACCGGTAACACCGATGCGCTTGGCCTGGAGAACGTGGGTCTGGAATCAGACAGCCGTGGCCTGCTAAAGGTCAACAGCATGTATCAGACCGCTGTATCCCACATTTATGCCGTAGGTGACGTGATCGGCTATCCGAGTCTGGCATCTGCCGCTTATGACCAGGGCCGCATCGCCGCTCAGGCCATCTCCTCTGGGGAAGCCAGCGGGCATCTGATCGAAGACATTCCAACGGGCATTTATACCATTCCGGAAATCAGCTCCGTCGGTAAAACCGAGCAGGAACTGACGGCGATGAAGGTGCCCTATGAAGTGGGCCGTGCCCAGTTCAAACACCTGGCCCGGGCGCAGATTGCCGGTATGAACGTGGGTAGCCTGAAGATCCTGTTCCACCGCGATACCTTGCAGATCCTGGGGATCCACTGCTTTGGTGAGCGTGCGGCAGAGATCATTCACATCGGTCAGGCGATCATGGAACAAAAAGGTGAAGGTAATACCATCGAGTATTTCGTCAATACCACCTTCAACTATCCGACCATGGCCGAAGCCTACCGCGTGGCCGCGCTAAACGGTTTAAACCGCCTTTTTTAGGCCCGCGTCCAGGTAGTTCTGCATGTGTTCGCGAATAGCCTCGGCCAGCTGCTCATAGCGGCTACGCAGTGGGGAGCCGGGGCGATACACCAGAGCAATGGTGCGCTTCGGTTCCGGTTTGTAGCACTCCAGATAGCAGACGCCATCACGCTCGCGCTCACGCGGTACTGCCAAGGCGGGTAACAGCGTTATCCCACTGCCTGCGGCAACCATATTACGCAGCGTTTCCAGACTGGTCGCGCGGAAGTGGGTATCCTCATCCGCACCGGCCTGGAAGCAAAAGCCCAGCGCCTGATCGCGTAAACAGTGGCCATCTTCCAGCATCAGCAGTTTTTCACCCGCCAAATCGGCCATCGCCACGCGTTCGCGCTGCGCCCACGGATGGTCGGAATAGACTGCTAACTGCATCGGCTCATCGAACAAAGGCACTTCGATAAAGGCTTCGGTCTCTTTCACCAAGGCAAGAATAGCGCAGTCCAACTTGCCGCTGTCCAGCTGTGCCAGCAGTTGATGGGTTTGTGCTTCATGCAGGTACATTTCCAACTTGGGAAAGGATTTATGCAGCGTCGGGATAATCTGCGGCAGCAGATAAGGCCCCACGGTAGGGATCAGGCCGATATGCAACGGCCCGGACATCGCTTCCCCTTGCTGGCTGGCCATTTCCTTCAAGACTTTGACTTCGCGTAGCACGGTGCGCGCCTGTTCCACCAGCAGTAAGCCAGCCTGTGTGAAAAGCACCTTACGGCTGGTCCGCTCAAGCAGCATCACGCCCAACTCGTCTTCCAGCTTGCGGATCTGGCCACTCAATGTTGGTTGGCTGACATGGCATGAGTCGGCAGCGCGCCGGAAGTGGCGGTGCTCGGCCAAGGCGACCAGATACTCTAAATCACGAATATTCATTGTTGTTTCCCTCCTGGCCATGATAGCTCATGGCGATAGATAAGATAGCAACGAGTGATTAGAACTATCAAGCCCCGCAGTGAATAATGTCCCCCAACGAAGCGCAACGGCGCCAACATAAAAAATTCATTTTTCTAATTAAGGGGTTAATTCATGTTTACCAGTCAAGAAGGCAAAAAAGTCCCTCAGGTTACCTTCCATACTCGCCAGGGCGACCAATGGATCGATGTCACCACGGATGACCTGTTCAAAGACAAAACCGTGATCCTGTTCTCCCTGCCAGGCGCGTTCACCCCAACCTGCTCATCAAGCCATTTGCCGCGCTATAACGAACTGTCCAGCGTGTTCAAGCAGCATGGCGTTGACAGCATCCTGTGCGTCTCGGTGAACGATACTTTTGTGATGAACGCCTGGAAAGCCGATCAACACGCCGAAAATATTACCTTCGTGCCGGACGGCAACGGTGAATTCACCAAGGGCATGAACATGCTGGTTGAGAAAGCCGATCTGGGCTTTGGCCCACGTTCATGGCGCTACTCCATGCTGGTGCGTAACGGCGTGGTAGAAAAAATGTTCGTCGAGCCAAACAAGCCGGGCGACCCGTTTGAAGTTTCTGACGCCGACACCATGTTGAAATACCTGGCACCGGAATTCCA
This genomic window contains:
- a CDS encoding glutathione peroxidase, which produces MFTSQEGKKVPQVTFHTRQGDQWIDVTTDDLFKDKTVILFSLPGAFTPTCSSSHLPRYNELSSVFKQHGVDSILCVSVNDTFVMNAWKADQHAENITFVPDGNGEFTKGMNMLVEKADLGFGPRSWRYSMLVRNGVVEKMFVEPNKPGDPFEVSDADTMLKYLAPEFQVQESVSLFTKPGCPFCAKAKQMLQERGIQYEEIVLGQDATTVSLRAVSGRATVPQVFIGGRHIGGSDDLENFLSA
- the oxyR gene encoding DNA-binding transcriptional regulator OxyR, translated to MNIRDLEYLVALAEHRHFRRAADSCHVSQPTLSGQIRKLEDELGVMLLERTSRKVLFTQAGLLLVEQARTVLREVKVLKEMASQQGEAMSGPLHIGLIPTVGPYLLPQIIPTLHKSFPKLEMYLHEAQTHQLLAQLDSGKLDCAILALVKETEAFIEVPLFDEPMQLAVYSDHPWAQRERVAMADLAGEKLLMLEDGHCLRDQALGFCFQAGADEDTHFRATSLETLRNMVAAGSGITLLPALAVPRERERDGVCYLECYKPEPKRTIALVYRPGSPLRSRYEQLAEAIREHMQNYLDAGLKKAV
- the btuB gene encoding TonB-dependent vitamin B12 receptor BtuB encodes the protein MIKNTLLAVVSSVTAFSGWAQDNTTAKSSDDLVVTANRFPQPVSSVLAPADVVTREDIDRWQAKSLNDVMRRLPGVDISQYGGMGQGSSLSVRGTEARHVLVLIDGVPMARLGISNGVDFNQVPLALVQRVEFIRGPRSAIYGSGAIGGVINIITQTDKEGGKVQAGIGSKGYQQYDGALRQRFDNTVATVAGSYQMTNGFNVKPGSPYSVDSDRDGFRNKSFWGGLEQQFNQNFSGFVRGYGYTNNSDYDVGSVPYSPKYSNDEDRLYSHTYDMGLRFLSGAFSSQLTGSYQKQKDYNYSSQNGRYGISTTLDDMDQRNLQWGNTYAFEHGSVTAGADFQQQRLTSSDNSFADTYKRDNTGLYLSGQQQFGSVTLEASGREDKAGDFGWHGTWQTAAGWEFVDGYRATLSYGTGFLTPSLGQQYGSKRFGIDSNSNLKPEESKQWEMGLEGLTGPLDWRLSAYHYKIQNLINYDSDPVTYQGQYYNVDKATIKGVEWTGSFDTWMFTHRLTLQYIDPRNDQTDEVLARRSKRQAKYQLDWTMFNLDMDISYQYYGKRYDNISSTYNPEQRVLPSYSTVDVSASYPITSQLTVRGRIANLFDKDYETAYGYATPGREYYLTGSYTF
- the fabR gene encoding HTH-type transcriptional repressor FabR — its product is MGVRAQQKERTRRSLIEAAFSQLSAERSFASLSLREVSREAGIAPTSFYRHFRDVDELGLTMVDESGLMLRQLMRQARQRIAKGGSVIRTSVSTFMEFIGNNPNAFRLLLRERSGTSAAFRAAVAREIQHFIAELADYLELENHMPRSFTEAQAEAMVTIVFSAGAEALDIDIEQRRQLEERLVLQLRMISKGAYYWYRREQEKASVSHV
- a CDS encoding YijD family membrane protein; translation: MEKLSRENGTLLLALIAGLSVNGSFAALFSSVVSFSAFPLIALVLAVYCLHQRYLNQPMPDGMPKLAAGCFLLGVLGYSAIVRAEYPQIGSNFLPSIVCVVLVFWLGFQLRKRNTVAVQH
- the sthA gene encoding Si-specific NAD(P)(+) transhydrogenase; this translates as MQQHYQFDAIIIGSGPGGEGAAMGLVKQGARVAVIERYNNVGGGCTHWGTIPSKALRHAVSRIIEFNQNPLYNNSRTLSATFPDILRHADSVINQQTRMRQGFYERNQCKLFAGNAKFIDANTVSVSYMDGTQDTIRADHIVIACGSRPYHPNGVDFNHSRIYDSDSILELNHEPRHVIIYGAGVIGCEYASIFRGLNVKVDLINTRDRLLAFLDQEMSDSLSYHFWNNGVVIRHNEEFEKIEGTDDGVIVHLKSGKKVKADCLLYANGRTGNTDALGLENVGLESDSRGLLKVNSMYQTAVSHIYAVGDVIGYPSLASAAYDQGRIAAQAISSGEASGHLIEDIPTGIYTIPEISSVGKTEQELTAMKVPYEVGRAQFKHLARAQIAGMNVGSLKILFHRDTLQILGIHCFGERAAEIIHIGQAIMEQKGEGNTIEYFVNTTFNYPTMAEAYRVAALNGLNRLF
- the murI gene encoding glutamate racemase, with the protein product MAMLPQEESTTSLAAIPSNATAAPRPTALVFDSGVGGLSVFQEVRQLLPDLHYIYAFDNVAFPYGEKSEEFIVERVLEIVSAVQQRHPLAIVIIACNTASTVSLPALRERFAFPVVGVVPAIKPAAKLTANGIVGLLATRGTVQRTYTHELIERFATDCKIELLGSSELVELAEAKLHGEPVPLVTLKKILQPWLSMREPPDTVVLGCTHFPLLSEELMQVLPEGTRLVDSGAAIARRAAWLISNQENLVSTQEENLAYCMALNEDTDALLPVLQGYGFKSLKKLPL
- the trmA gene encoding tRNA (uridine(54)-C5)-methyltransferase TrmA, whose product is MTPENLPIERYDDQLAEKTARLKTMMSPFTAPEPEVFRSPVSHYRMRAEFRIWHDEDDMYHIMFDQQTKQRIRVDSFPAASELINRLMSALMVALKPNPVLRHKLFQIDYLSTQSGKIIASLLYHRKLDEQWQQDATVLRDALRADGFDVQLIGRASKMKIMLDQDYVDEVLPVAGREMIYRQVENSFTQPNAAMSVQMLEWALNVTQGAKGDLLELYCGNGNFSLALARNFERVLATEIAKPSVAAAQYNIAANNIDNVQIIRMAAEDFTQAMNGAREFNRLKGIDLSSYNCETIFVDPPRSGLDEETVKMVQTYPRILYISCNPETLCANLDTLQATHKITRLALFDQFPYTHHMECGVLLERR